The DNA sequence TATTAGCCAATTGGAAATGTAACGGGACTTCAGGAAATACATTGGCAGATGCAAGCCAAAATGCAAATAATATGACTGCAACTGGTTCGCCAACGTATAATGCCAATACCGTGAACAATTTTAAGGTGTATGATTATACGTCAACAACAAGAGAAACAGATCATTTCCCAACGGTATTGAACTGGCTTTGTATTCCGGTACAGTCTTCATGGGGAATTGACGGAGTGAACAGAATTCCGGCATGTTCCAAAGAAATATTATCAGCAAAAGAGACGAAAGTAACCGTTGAGGATTTTAAAATCTATCCGAATCCTGTTTCAGCCTTCATTGGAATCCATTATAAAACTGAAGATAAGGAAATTAAAGCAGAAATCATTGATAATAAGGGATCAATTGTTTCCACTACAACTCTAGAGGCTTCAAGAGGATATTACGATGAAAAAATCAATATCGGAAATCTTCCGGCAGGAGTATATTTTATTAAAATCAACGGAAGCAAAAGGTCATTAACCAAGACTTTCATCAAGAAATAAAACAGTAAAGCAATTAGATTTAAATTTGATATTAGAACAAGGATATTCCTATCCGAGTTCTAATATTTTTTTGTTATATATTCAGATTCAGCTCCATCTGCACATCTACACGGTCATATCCGGCATCTACAATAGGCACATGCTTAAAGCCCAGCTTTTCATAAAGTTTTATTGCAGGAACAAGAACGGAGTTTGTTTCCAGGACTATTTTTTCAGCATGCAGGTTTTTTGCCAGATCTACTAGTGCTGCTCCCAGCAAATATCCTATTTTTTTACCCTGAGCTTTAGGACTTACCGCCATCTTTGACAGCTCAAAAGTAAGGGGGTTATCTTTTCTTTTCACCAATGCACAAGTTCCAACGGCTTCATTATTTAACAGCGCAAAAACAATATATCCTCCTTTATTTAAAATATGTTCTTCCGGATTATCCAGCAGTTTATAATCACCGGCTTCCATCACAAAAAATGTTTTGATCCATTCTTCATTCAAAGCTTTGAAAGCTTCTTTATACTGAGGTTCATAGGCTACAATTTTTACTTCATTCTTAATATCATTCATCACTATAAAATTTATTAAATTCTGTTTTTTATCATTTTTCCCAGTTTTTCCAGATCACTTTCCACCCTGTCTGTCCATTCCAGTGCATAGTTCAAACGCATGCAGTTCTGATACTGATTATATTGTGAAAACATTCTTCCGGGTGCAAAGTTTATTTTCTGTTCAAAAGCGACATCATAGAGATCTTCTGTACAAATTCTCTTGTCCAGCTCCAGCCAGAGCATAAAACCGCCTTTTGGTTCTGAAATTTTGGTATTGTCCGGAAAATACTCAATCACAGATTTCTGAATCTGAAGATAATTGGCGTAGAGTTTTTTCCTGAACATTCTCAAATGATGATCGTACCGTCCATGCGCAAGAAAATCTGAGATTATATCTGAAAATAATGAAGGACTGGAAACGGTCTGCACGAGCTTCTGACGGATAATTTTATCTTTAAACTTTCCGGGGGCCACCCATCCTGTCCTAAAACCGGGAGCTAGTGTTTTTGAAACGGAACCTACCCACATTACAATTCCTGCTTCATCATAAAATTTACAGGGTTTTGGTCTTCCTGCTCCAAAATAGATATTTCCGTAGACATCATCTTCAATCAGCGGAACATTCTGCTCAGTAAGCATTCTTACCAGTTCTTTTTTGTTCTCATCAGGCATCTGAAACCCTAACGGATTGTTATAATTGACCACAAAACAGCATGCAGAAAGTTTGGGGAGTACTTTTTTTAAAGCATCCAGATCTACTCCTGTAATGGGATGAGTAGGAATTTCTACGGCTTTCAATCCTAATAAATGAATAGCCTGAAGGATTCCAAAGTAGACCGGACTTTCCACCGCTACGCAATCTCCCGGTTTAGTAACTGCCATCAGACAATGATATACTCCGTTCATCGCTCCGGATGTAATCACCAGGTCATCTTCTGTAATTTTTCCTTCCATGACCATGGACCACTTAGCAATTTCGCGCCGAAGCTGCTCACTTCCCTGTACGGACTCGTAATTAACTCCGCTGTCACTTTTCCTCTTCACTACATCAATCATGCATTTTTTCATCTTGGCTACCGGAAGAAGGCTTTTTCCTGGAATTCCCAGAGCAAACTGCGTTACATCTGTACCCGCAATCGTTCCGAATACTTTGTCAAAAAGATCCTGAGGCGTATTTTTCCCGTCCGAAAGCTTCATTTGAGCCACAGACGGCAGAGCAAGCTTCCGTTGGGAAGTCTGGCTTACATAATATCCGTATTTAGGACGTGATTCTACCAGAGACCGGCTCTCAAGTTCCATATAAGCCTGTTTTATGGTATTCAGGCTTACATTGTATAATTTCTGGGCACTTCTCAGTGAAGGCAGCCTGTCTCCAAACTGCAGGGTTTCACTTTTGATCTGCTCTGTGACAGAGTTGGCTATTTTAAGGTACAGAACATCTTTCGGCATTGCATTACGGTTTTAAGTAAATGTACAATTTTATCATGGCTTTATTCAAGATTCAGCCAGCTGATCATTCTGCTGATACTGCTTTTGAGTTGTTCCGGATCCCTGAAATTAGGGGTGTCATTATTTTTAAAATATCTTTCAGTATTGGAGAAGAAGTTTCTCTTTTCAGCTTCTGACATTTTGTTTTTATCATATATTTTAAAAGAGATTTCATTCTTTTCATTCACAATAAGACTTGCAAATGCAATGGTCTCATTTTTCTTTTTCGCCAACACAAAAGGAAGTCCGAAATTGGAGTCTACTTTCTTTACTTCCTTCATTTGCAGGAAAATCTTTTTAAGTTCCGGCATGTCCGAAATATAAGCTTCGGCATACTGAATCTGTACCTGACGTTGAATTATCTTTTCCATAAGTACTCTTCTTACTTAACAAAATTATGAAGTCTTTAAGTTTGGATACAGATACAGAAGTATACAATATTGTGGGTACAGATTGTATTCTGATGGCTGGAATTTTTAGATAGTATATTTTGAATTGCAAATATTTTTATCAATCGTTTATCCGCATTCACTATATTTGCAAAAAATTTTAGACAACATGAGCTTCTTTGGAAGTAATATTAAAAAAATAAGGCAAGTGAAGGGATTAAGCCAAAAGGCTTTTGCAGACTTATTTGATTTAAACAGAGGGGTGATAAGCTCTTATGAGGAAGGACGTGCAGAACCAAAAATCGAAACCATACTGAAAGTTGCCAATCATTTCAACCTTAATCTTGATAAATTTCTGACAGAAACTCTACAGACAGATGAATTAGGAAGTGTTTCGAATACGGACCAGCTTATGCTTTTCCCGGAACTTTCAATCCAGAATGATCAGGAAATGCAGGTAATAGCACAGAGTAATGGTTCCAATGCATCAATTTTGCAAAAAATATTAGCATCCGTTGATTTGATCTATGAATTTACTACAGAAAAACAATTATTATCACAATATCAATACGGAGACGTTGTATTTCTGAATAAATGCGATGTGAATACAGATGCAACTAATAAATTACTGGTTTATAGCAATGGAACACTACTACATGCAACTGAAAATCAATCAGTAAACGAAGATATTCAAGAATATTATAAGATTGTAGGATATGTTTCAACAGCCAACAAGAATATTTTCTCAGATATTTTTGAAAGACTGGAAAGATTGGAAAAGAAAACAGGAAACAGATAGATATCATAAAGGTTATAAAATAAAAAATCCCTCCGTAATCAATTACAGAGGGACTTGTACCCCAGACGGGACTTGAACCCGTACGTCCTTGCGGACACAGGATTTTAAGTCCTGCGTGTCTACCAGTTCCACCACCAGGGCATGGTGTGGGCAAAAAAAAAGATCCGAACCAGAGGTTCCAACCTTCTCAATGATTCTAAAAATATTTTAGAATAGTGCGGATGAAGGGACTCGAACCCCCACGCCTCACGGCACCAGATCCTAAGTCTGGCGTGGCTACCAATTACACCACATCCGCTGGTTTGCTGATCTGAATTTACAGATTCAGGCTATATTTCTTACAAATATAAAAATTTTATTTAAAGAACACTCTCTATTAAAACAAAAAACCCTCCGTAAGATATTACAGAGGGTCTTGTACCCCAGACGGGACTTGAACCCGTACGTCCTTGCGGACACAGGATTTTAAGTCCTGCGTGTCTACCAGTTCCAC is a window from the Chryseobacterium indologenes genome containing:
- a CDS encoding GNAT family N-acetyltransferase, translated to MNDIKNEVKIVAYEPQYKEAFKALNEEWIKTFFVMEAGDYKLLDNPEEHILNKGGYIVFALLNNEAVGTCALVKRKDNPLTFELSKMAVSPKAQGKKIGYLLGAALVDLAKNLHAEKIVLETNSVLVPAIKLYEKLGFKHVPIVDAGYDRVDVQMELNLNI
- a CDS encoding PLP-dependent aminotransferase family protein, giving the protein MPKDVLYLKIANSVTEQIKSETLQFGDRLPSLRSAQKLYNVSLNTIKQAYMELESRSLVESRPKYGYYVSQTSQRKLALPSVAQMKLSDGKNTPQDLFDKVFGTIAGTDVTQFALGIPGKSLLPVAKMKKCMIDVVKRKSDSGVNYESVQGSEQLRREIAKWSMVMEGKITEDDLVITSGAMNGVYHCLMAVTKPGDCVAVESPVYFGILQAIHLLGLKAVEIPTHPITGVDLDALKKVLPKLSACCFVVNYNNPLGFQMPDENKKELVRMLTEQNVPLIEDDVYGNIYFGAGRPKPCKFYDEAGIVMWVGSVSKTLAPGFRTGWVAPGKFKDKIIRQKLVQTVSSPSLFSDIISDFLAHGRYDHHLRMFRKKLYANYLQIQKSVIEYFPDNTKISEPKGGFMLWLELDKRICTEDLYDVAFEQKINFAPGRMFSQYNQYQNCMRLNYALEWTDRVESDLEKLGKMIKNRI
- a CDS encoding helix-turn-helix domain-containing protein, whose protein sequence is MKGLSQKAFADLFDLNRGVISSYEEGRAEPKIETILKVANHFNLNLDKFLTETLQTDELGSVSNTDQLMLFPELSIQNDQEMQVIAQSNGSNASILQKILASVDLIYEFTTEKQLLSQYQYGDVVFLNKCDVNTDATNKLLVYSNGTLLHATENQSVNEDIQEYYKIVGYVSTANKNIFSDIFERLERLEKKTGNR